Genomic DNA from Deltaproteobacteria bacterium:
GGGTCTGGGCCGGGGCCACGGTGATGGAATCCCCCGTGTGTACGCCCATGGGGTCGAGGTTTTCGATGGAGCAGATGATGACCACGTTGTCGTTCTTGTCGCGCATCACCTCAAGCTCGTATTCCTTCCAGCCAAGGATGGATTCCTCGATCATCACCTGGCCTATCATGCTTGCGCTAAGCCCGCTTTTTGCGATCTGGTCCAAATCCTCCACGTTGTAGGCCACCCCGCCCCCGGTTCCGCCAAGGGTGAAGCTTGGGCGAACGATGACGGGAAAACCGATGACCTTCGCGGCTTCCTGGGCTTCGGCCACGCTTTTCACGAAGGACGAGGCCGGGACGCGCAAGCCTATGTTTTCCATGGCTTTTCTGAAAAGCTCGCGGTCTTCGGCCTTTTCGATTACGGCCACGTTCGCGCCTATCATCTCCACGCCATAGCGCTCGAACACCCCGCGCTTGGCGCATTCAACGGCGGTGTTCAAGCCCGTCTGGCCTCCAAGGGTGGGGAGCACCGCGTCCGGCCTCTCCTTTTCTATTATGCGCTCCACGGCTTCCGGGGTGACCGGTTCGATATAGGTGCGGTGGGCGAACTCCGGGTCGGTCATGATGGTGGCCGGGTTGGAGTTCACCAATACAACCTCGTAGCCTTCTTCCTTGAGGGCCTTCACCGCCTGGGTGCCGGAATAGTCGAATTCGCAGGCCTGGCCGATAATGATCGGCCCTGCTCCGATTATGAGGATTTTCTTTATGTCTGTGCGCTTGGGCATGGAAAGCCTACCGATTCTTCATCATGTTGACGAAATCATCAAAAAGGTATTGGGCGTCGTGGGGGCCGGGGGCCGCTTCCGGGTGGTACTGGGCCGCGAAAAGCGGCAGACTCTTGTGCCGGAAGCCTTCGCAGGTGTCGTCGTTCAAGTTGACGTGGGTAAGTTCCACGTCAGCCGGAAGGCTCTTTTGATCCACCGCGAAGCCGTGATTCTGGCTGGTTATCTCGATCCTGCCGTTTAACAGGTTCTTCACCGGCTGGTTCAGGCCCCTGTGGCCGAATTTCAACTTGTAGGTTTTGGCCCCAAGGGCAAGGCCCAGAATCTGGTGGCCCAGGCAGATGCCGAACATGGGGACTTTTCCCGCAAGCGCCCTGGCCGTATCAATGGCGTAATCAAGGGGTTCCGGGTCGCCGGGGCCGTTTGAGAGGAACACGCCGGAAGGCTTTAGGGACATGGCCTTTTCCGCGCCGAACCGGGCCGGAACGATGACCACCTCGCAGCCTGCGGCTTCCAGGCTTCGGGCGATGTTGTACTTTATGCCGAAATCAAAGGCCGTAACCCGTGGGCGTCCGTCTGTTGTGCGCCAGACGGAGGGATTAAGGTCCGATGCCCCGACAAACTCCTTTTCATCGTTCACGAGCCGATAGGGCCTGTCCGTGGAGACTCCGCCCGCAAGGTCCAGGCCCGCCATGCTTGGCACCTCTGAAACCACCCTTTTTGTAAGGGATGCCGGGTTCAAATCCTTGGTGGAGATCATACCCCGCATGGCCCCTTTTTCGCGGATGTGGCGCACAAGGGCGCGGGTGTCGAAGCCGCAGATTCCAAGCACGTTTCCGCTAATCAGGTAATCGCGCAGGGCTGCTGTGGAGCGGAAGTTGTTGGGATGCTCCTGGTATTCCCGTATCAGAAAGGCCGCCACCTGGATTCGGTCGCTTTCGAGGTCTTCCGGGTTGGTGCCGTAGCTGCCCACAAGGGGATAGGTCATGCAGACCATCTGGCCTTGGTAGGAGGGATCCGTTAAAACCTCCTGGTAGCCGGTCATGCCCGTGTTGAAAACAACCTCTCCGCCCGCTTCGCCCCCGCCCGTAAAGCTCGCGCAGTTGAAACACCGCCCGTCCTCCAGGGCCAGAAGGGCCTTTTGCATCTCCATCTTTTTCGCCTCCTTGCGGTTCCGTAACAAAACTTCTTTAGATACCACATTGGCCGCTCAAATCAAGATGAATGACGGATATATGAACCGGGAAAGGACGAGTGGAAAAACAAGGGCCGCGAACGGATAGAATTTTAATCCGGCCCGGCCCTTTGCCTTTGAGACATAAGCAAGGACTGCGGCAGCCGGACGAAATCTGCAAGGGAGGAATATTCGTTTTCACATTTAACCCCGTCACGCCACCTGCAGAAATACCACCTGCTATTGCAAATAAGGCCCACTTTGTGTACGATAATACAAACTCAATTTCACTCAAGGTTTTGCGCAGCAATGTCCCCGAAGTGACTGTTAAGGCAGCCCCTGCACGGGACAATGCATCCAGGGGATTTATTGGCTCAAAGCTGAATCACCGCATAAACGAAGAGGGCCGGAATGAAACGCAGAATTTTGATGTGTCTTGCCGTTTTTTCGATGTTTTGTCTGGCTTCGTCGGGTATCAACGCCGCTGTCGGCGATTTCGCTTTGATTCACGACTTCGCTGGCGGAAACGACGACGGCTCGAACCAGTACTCGCAAAGGCTCATAACCGACGGCGCGAAACTTTACGCCATCACCGAACAAGGTGGAGACAACAATTTAGGAACAATTTATTCCATGAACATGGACGGTGGTGGTTTTACCCTTTTGCACGATTTCGCCTCCGGCCAGACCGACGGCGGATATCCGACCGGCTCCCTTCTCCATTCAGCCGGAAAGCTCTACGGCACTGCGGTATACGGAGGGAGATTCGGCAATTGGGGTGTCATATTTTCGATGAACACGGACGGCTCAGGATTCACCCTGATCCACGAATTCGCAGGTTTCCCGGCTGACGGCGCCCTACCTGTGGCCTCGCTGCTGCTCTACAGCGGAAAGCTCTGCGGCTTGACCAACGCGGGCGGGTCCATCGGCAGGGGTACCGCCTTTTCCATGAACACGGACGGGTCTGCCAGCGCCCTTATTCACGAGTTCGCAGGCGGGGTGGACGACGGGAGTTATCCCTACGGATCCCTCGTTCTTTCAGGGAGCAAATTTTTCGGAATGACCCGCTGGGGCGGCGACAACGACAAGGGCGTTATCTTTTCGATGAATCCGGACGGCTCAGGATTCACCCTGCTTCACGAGTTCGCCGGAGGATCGAACGACGGCGCAGAGCCCTTCGGAACACCCATCGTTTCTGGCGGCAAACTCTACGGCATGACCAACCTTGGCGGAGACAACGACAAGGGGGTGATATTTTCGATGAACATGGACGGCTCAGGATTCACCCTGCTTCACGAGTTCGCCGGAGGATCGAACGACGGCAGCTTTCCTCTCGGAGATCTCGCTATCTACGACTCAAAACTCTACGGAATGACGGGCCAGGGAGGGGACAACAATTTCGGCGTACTTTTTTCCATCAAGACCGACGGAACCGAATTCAGCCTTCTGAAGGAATTGTCAGGACCTGACGGACGCACCCCAAATTTTGAGGCCCCGCTGATTTCAGGCGGCTTCCTTTATGGGGCTACTTATCGCGGCGGAAGTAACGACCGTGGCGTCGTCTTCAAATATGAGCTCCCTGCCCCAGCGCCACAGCCGCCGGTCGTGCCCCACTGCTTCGCCCAAATCAAAAGCCCCCCAAAGTTGATTCAGCCACGGGGACGCTTTCCACGCCTCATGAAGCGCCAGGCGACTTCCTGTAAGAAAAGCTCCTCGGAAGTGAAAAGTTTCACTTCATTTGTTTCATTTCTTGTTGC
This window encodes:
- the carA gene encoding glutamine-hydrolyzing carbamoyl-phosphate synthase small subunit — translated: MEMQKALLALEDGRCFNCASFTGGGEAGGEVVFNTGMTGYQEVLTDPSYQGQMVCMTYPLVGSYGTNPEDLESDRIQVAAFLIREYQEHPNNFRSTAALRDYLISGNVLGICGFDTRALVRHIREKGAMRGMISTKDLNPASLTKRVVSEVPSMAGLDLAGGVSTDRPYRLVNDEKEFVGASDLNPSVWRTTDGRPRVTAFDFGIKYNIARSLEAAGCEVVIVPARFGAEKAMSLKPSGVFLSNGPGDPEPLDYAIDTARALAGKVPMFGICLGHQILGLALGAKTYKLKFGHRGLNQPVKNLLNGRIEITSQNHGFAVDQKSLPADVELTHVNLNDDTCEGFRHKSLPLFAAQYHPEAAPGPHDAQYLFDDFVNMMKNR